GGTAGGGGAGTGGGGAGTGGGAAGTGGGGAGTGGGGAGCAGAAGATTTGGCTTCTAGCATGAGATCGCCGACAACGGTGAATTTGTGCGCGTATTTGGGAGAAACTTTGGCGGCGACTTGGGGTTTCATGACTGCGAAGCTATCAATTAAGTTATGCCATCTAGCTTCCCACTCGGCGTAAACTACTGTGCGGTATCCAAGTTTTTTGCCGATGACTACAGGGAAAATCTGGTCGCCTCCCAGGAAAATAACTACACCTTGGCTCCTCCAATCCCAATTTTCCTGAGTTCTGCCCCATAGCAAAAATTGCCAGAAATGTTCTGCTGATTGTACTCGGTCTACTTCGGGATAGGAAAGGGCGATCGCCGCTTCTTTGCCACTAGCATTAGGACAAGGTGACAAAACTACAGAAATTCTCACATGTTCACGGTCATCACCTAATTTTTCTCGCAATGCTTTGACTACAGGACGCACCCAAGTTGTAATTTCTCCAGGGCCGTTGGACAGAATAAGAATGTCTATGGGACTCATGGGTCTAACTCATCCTCAACAGTTTTAGAGGCAAGTTCATATTTTCAAATTGATGGTATTGGTTGAATTTTAAGATAATTCATCTTCATGTCACTTCTTTTAGCTGAAAATGAAGGATAAGCTTAACTGCTCTTAGTAAATTAGATGACTACTAAGCAAGATGGAGAAGTTTATGACTTTAACAATCAATAAATATGTTCCTATTATTGCCACAAAATTGGCAATTATCGCTTCAATGATAGTTTTACCTTTACCAACTAAAGCAGTAACATTGGTAACTGAGCGTGTAACATTGAAGGCTAATGACCAACTTGATTGGTTGAGTTTGGGTAAAGTATTAAATCCCTTAGCTTTCAACCCTGCGGATTTTCTGCCTAACTCATTTTCCGCTACATCTGAGGGTGGATTAGGGTTGAGGGTAGACATTCCATCGGTTGCGCGTGTCACTCCACCATTTGTCTTTAAAACCACTCTTCCACCTAATGGTATTCCCACAAATTTTGCCGACGGTGATTTGATTTTACTTACTGGTTTGCGTCCAGGTACGTTTCCGGCTATTGGCAACCCAGGCCCTTTGAGTATTACTTTTAAAAAACCTGTTCTTGGTGCGGGAACTCAAATATCTGTAGATGATATTTCAAAATATACTTTATTTGTTTCCGCTTTTGATCAAACAAATACCTTGCTAGATACCTTCTCAATCCAAGGTACTTCCTCAGTAGAACTGGATAATTCAGCACAATTTATTGGCGTTCGTAGCAACATACCCAATATCTCACGACTCGTTTTTAGTAGTTCTGAGCCTAACCGTGCTTTTGGCATTAATAGGGTCAGCATTGTTGCAGCAGTTCCCGAATCATTTTCTACCTTGGCTATATTAGCTTTTGGCGTTTCAGGCATTGTTTTGAAACCAAGGCAACATACTGGAAAACGCCTGATATGAATTACAAATTAAATCACCAATGGTTTAAGTACAGAATTGTGCCACTGGCGCTGATACCAATCTGCTACTAAAGGACGGACAATAAATTTAGGTTGCTCATCGCCTTTAACATCGATACGCAAACAGGAATAGGGACGATGTTTGTGTGAACCTTGACCGTTGCGACCGACATAAAGATGCGATCGCGCAATCAATTGTCCATCTTCAATTAAATCTGCACCTTCTGGACGTTGGCGACGCAGGCTATAGCCACTCCCACCGCAGACTATCCAGTGCATATTGCGATCGCCATGTCCAGTGTTGAACGTTTGCAGGTACTCTAAACAGTGAGCGTGACCATTCAATACTAAATCTACTAAAGGACGACCTTGATTGCTGTCGCCTATCTCCTGCGCGACTGCATCTAGGACATCACGTAGGCGGCTGCGAATTACTAGTGTCTGTGATTGTAGCCATTTGGTGGCTTCGGTGACGTAAGGAGGATGATGGAAGTAAATAATCCTTCCCCGCACTTGGGGGTTATTCCACGATGCAATTAATCTTTGCTTTAACCAGTCTAGTTGTTCGGTGTCAGTCTGCGCTGGTTGAGAATCTTTATTTAATTGTTTATCGATATCAACAATAATTTCTTCAATTTGAGACACATTGGAGTGTATATCATCTAAACGTTCCGCTTCGCTGGGGTTGTCTGGGTTCAATTTCGCAGAAGTCTCTATCATTTGCATCTTCTCGCGTTCTAATTCTTCCCGACGCTGAGATAGAAAATTGCGATCGCTATCACCTTTTTTTGTAGCGGGTAAAGGTTCTGGATCGTTAAATGTATTAGAATCTAGGGCAAAAAAATCTATATCACCGTAGCGAAAAGTGTAATACCGATTTGGTAGGCGAGTGAATTTTCCTGGTTGGTAAGCTAGACCAAGACCTGTATCTGTCTTAGCTGTGTAATACTTGTCTAAATGACGGGAGAACTCACCGGGTAATTGTCGTAGGTACTGATAATCGAGAAAAGCTTTAGCATAAGCATCACCCGTACCCGAACCATGAAAGCCGACATCTATATCTAAACGCGATCGCAACAACGACCGAATCGGCCAAGTAGAAATAGATACTAAACTTAATAAGGTGGGTAACTCATAATAATCGTGGTTTCCCGGTACAGGAAGAATCGGTAACTGAAAAACCATCTTGTCGTAAGCAATTTGTCGTGGGTTCTCTCCACCTACAATCAACTCACGATAAGGCTCGATAAAATTGGGTTTGTAGTATTCACTCGACCCCACCAAATAAATAACATCGCCAGTATGTAGCAGAAAACGGCATTCCTGATGGTGAGGAAACATCAATTCCGCAACTTGGCGTTGGGGGTTGTGTCCTCGGTGTTTCCCAGAACCACTATCACCCACAACTAAAAAAGAAAATTCCCTATCTCCAGCTTTACCATCCTCAATTTCCAGCCGAGTTTGGTCAATATTGCGCTCTAGTATTAACGGGTCTTGCCATCGTACCCGTTGCTTCATCTTACTGATTTTCTTCGCTATTGCTGGATCAGATACTAGTTTCAATACTACTTACTCCTAAATTTTCGACAAGAAGGGATGAGGGGGATGAGCGAGATGAGGAAGAGTTAGATATAGCTTTAGCTTTTTACAGAGTAGAAGACA
Above is a genomic segment from Nostoc sp. MS1 containing:
- a CDS encoding metallophosphoesterase family protein, coding for MKLVSDPAIAKKISKMKQRVRWQDPLILERNIDQTRLEIEDGKAGDREFSFLVVGDSGSGKHRGHNPQRQVAELMFPHHQECRFLLHTGDVIYLVGSSEYYKPNFIEPYRELIVGGENPRQIAYDKMVFQLPILPVPGNHDYYELPTLLSLVSISTWPIRSLLRSRLDIDVGFHGSGTGDAYAKAFLDYQYLRQLPGEFSRHLDKYYTAKTDTGLGLAYQPGKFTRLPNRYYTFRYGDIDFFALDSNTFNDPEPLPATKKGDSDRNFLSQRREELEREKMQMIETSAKLNPDNPSEAERLDDIHSNVSQIEEIIVDIDKQLNKDSQPAQTDTEQLDWLKQRLIASWNNPQVRGRIIYFHHPPYVTEATKWLQSQTLVIRSRLRDVLDAVAQEIGDSNQGRPLVDLVLNGHAHCLEYLQTFNTGHGDRNMHWIVCGGSGYSLRRQRPEGADLIEDGQLIARSHLYVGRNGQGSHKHRPYSCLRIDVKGDEQPKFIVRPLVADWYQRQWHNSVLKPLVI